The DNA sequence ACGGACTTCATTTTTTGTGGGGGAAACGTTGAAATCAATTTTATCAGGTGTAATATTTAGAAAAATAATGTATAATGGAATTTCGTTTTTATTAAGTCGTTTTTTTGTGAACGGTTCGAAAGCCATTTTTATTGCACTATAAACGAAACGATCGTTAATTGCTCGATTATTAATAAATATTTTGTGAACATTATGCTCAAAAATGTTCCCTCTAAAAGAACCGAGAAAACCATGGATCTCAATTTGTGGATTTGTTTCCTGAATCGGAACAATATTACTCTGGAAAAATTCATCGCCAAAGATCTGAGCAATTCGTTTTTCCAACAAATTTACTTTTGGATAGTTTAATGTTTCGCGATTATTGTGGATAAGTATGAAAGAAACTTCCGGATTGATGCAGGCGATATTCTGAAATAGATTTAATATATGCCGGAATTCTGTTCTTGCGGTTTTGAGGAATTTTTTTCGGGCTGGAACTCGATTAAACAAATTTTTTACTTTGATTCTGGTTCCCGGATTGCCTGCTGTTTTGGTTACATCGTTAATATTGCCGTAGAAAATTTTAATATTAGTCGCTGGCTGATTTTTGTTATTCTGTGGCAGGGAAGTTATCTCCATGCTGGAAACTTGAGCGATACTGGGAATTGCTTCCCCGCGAAAACCGAGAGTAGCAATATCGTTGATATCCTTTAAACTATAAATTTTGCTCGTTGCATGTCTTTCCAAGCACAGAAGAGCATCATCTTCGCTCATTCCACTCCCGTTATCAATAACTTCGATCAGTTTTTTTCCGCCATTTTCCACGATAACGGATATGCTGTTGGCATTCGCATCAAGAGAATTTTCCATTAACTCTTTTACAATTGAAGCCGGACGCTCGATGATCTCACCAGCAGCAATGTGGTTAATTACTTTTTCGTCTAAAAGTCTGATTCTTTTCATGATATTTCAATTTTATTTGCTTGTGAAAAAAAATTGTTTGTTACTAAAACTAGTCAAGGATATTGAAAATGATGAAATCAAGATGAGTCCGTTTAAATCAAAACTCTTTCGGCTCTTGACGGATTTGTTAGGTCAAATTTTACGATGGCAAGTTCATGTTTGTGATGGGCAGCCGAGAAAAGAAATGTTCTGCCGATTTTTTGTCTCCATTTGCCGGTAATAAACGCTGATTCATGTATATGTCCGTGCAAAGTTATCAAAGGTTGTTTTTGCTCAATAAACCTTTTTATCGCAATGCTTCCCACGTGTACGTCTAAGGGAACATAATCAATAACTTTGCCGTCTAAAGCGGCTCTATCAAGATAAGTTTGGTATGGGGGAGCGTGGAATAGAAAAATGGAATTGTGCAGATCCTTTTCAGCGGTCATTTTTTTGAGATCGTCTTGAATCGTGGAATAACCTTTTTCCTGCTCCGAAACGGGAAATGAACGATAGCCCTCTGTGGGAGCAACACAACCAACATCTAAAAATCGGGATACATCATATTTTTCCCAATCTTTCAACAAAAATGGAGTGGGGGGAACGTAAGAATATCCAAAAATATCGAATTGGTTATACTTGATATTTCTGTTATGAATATAAGTCCAGACTCCGC is a window from the Candidatus Cloacimonadota bacterium genome containing:
- a CDS encoding metallophosphoesterase, translating into MSDLHGHIDRYEKLFNEIRIEKPKIVFLGGDLLPSGFIANRSIDIAHKDFINDFLVNNFKILQSELGQEYPKVFLILGNDDPRVREAAIIQAASSGVWTYIHNRNIKYNQFDIFGYSYVPPTPFLLKDWEKYDVSRFLDVGCVAPTEGYRSFPVSEQEKGYSTIQDDLKKMTAEKDLHNSIFLFHAPPYQTYLDRAALDGKVIDYVPLDVHVGSIAIKRFIEQKQPLITLHGHIHESAFITGKWRQKIGRTFLFSAAHHKHELAIVKFDLTNPSRAERVLI